The Leucobacter viscericola genome includes a window with the following:
- a CDS encoding MFS transporter, whose protein sequence is MSDPRADRGTPEYRRALIALFCAGLATFAQMYSPQGLLPQIAREFETGAGSISWIIGATTIGVALGVLPWARLSDHLGRITTIRWAAAAAMILGLLVPFAPNFETMIVLRGIEGIALGGLPALAVTTLAETVSPRSLGAAVGGYVAGTTFGGLIGRVVAGSLADPVSWRFGLAAVALLAAAATIAFIVLIPKTAVPLPRTTPLPRALLANLRNPAVLVLVLQAFLLMGGFVAAYNMLAFRLEQDPYALSTLQISWLFLAYLAGAVASNLVWRIARRIAPVAVMLASLTVMLLGLLLTLTEPLAAIVVGLVLFTGGFFGAHSIASGLIGRRTAGLSGASQAPPLYNLAYYAGSSVLGWVGGLAFVAAGWAGTVAMVAAAILISGTLEWVQAKSRGGIGSVDA, encoded by the coding sequence GTGTCAGACCCGCGCGCAGATCGGGGTACTCCCGAGTATCGGCGCGCGCTCATCGCACTCTTCTGCGCGGGGCTCGCAACCTTTGCGCAGATGTATTCGCCGCAGGGACTGCTGCCCCAGATTGCGCGCGAATTCGAGACGGGTGCTGGATCCATCTCGTGGATCATCGGTGCGACCACCATTGGGGTCGCACTCGGGGTGCTGCCGTGGGCGCGGCTCTCCGACCACCTTGGCCGAATCACAACGATCCGCTGGGCCGCGGCGGCGGCGATGATCCTCGGCCTGCTGGTTCCGTTTGCACCAAACTTCGAAACCATGATTGTGCTGCGCGGGATCGAGGGCATCGCCCTGGGTGGGCTTCCCGCCCTCGCGGTGACAACCCTCGCTGAGACGGTGAGTCCACGCTCGCTCGGCGCGGCGGTGGGTGGCTACGTCGCGGGCACTACGTTCGGTGGGCTCATTGGTCGAGTTGTTGCGGGGTCGCTCGCGGATCCCGTGAGCTGGCGCTTTGGGCTCGCCGCGGTTGCGCTGCTCGCGGCCGCTGCGACGATCGCATTCATCGTCTTGATTCCTAAGACCGCGGTGCCGCTGCCACGTACAACGCCCTTGCCGAGGGCTCTGCTCGCCAACCTGCGCAACCCGGCCGTATTGGTGCTGGTGTTGCAAGCGTTCCTGTTGATGGGTGGTTTTGTTGCCGCGTACAACATGCTCGCGTTTCGCCTGGAGCAAGATCCCTACGCCCTTTCGACCCTGCAGATCTCGTGGCTTTTTCTTGCGTACCTCGCGGGAGCCGTCGCATCAAACCTGGTGTGGCGGATCGCGCGCCGAATCGCACCGGTCGCGGTGATGCTGGCGAGTCTTACTGTGATGCTGCTGGGGCTACTGCTCACCCTCACCGAGCCACTCGCGGCAATTGTCGTGGGGCTCGTGCTGTTTACCGGAGGGTTCTTCGGGGCGCACTCCATTGCGAGTGGGCTTATCGGGCGACGCACAGCGGGACTTTCGGGCGCGAGCCAGGCCCCGCCGCTCTACAACCTCGCGTACTACGCGGGCTCGAGTGTGCTGGGTTGGGTCGGTGGTCTCGCATTTGTTGCCGCGGGCTGGGCTGGGACCGTGGCAATGGTGGCTGCCGCGATCCTGATTTCAGGGACGCTCGAGTGGGTGCAGGCGAAAAGCAGGGGTGGCATCGGCAGCGTCGACGCCTAG
- a CDS encoding helix-turn-helix domain-containing protein, translating to MTKTKSVAAIEIGRRIREARQKLGISREDLSELSEMETTSIGRIERGESSPAVQSIVRLAFALETDPGQFISGITPDAYAPPSHQLKVRDLIRQRREQFGNGG from the coding sequence ATGACCAAGACAAAATCCGTCGCGGCGATCGAAATAGGTCGCCGTATTCGTGAAGCGCGTCAAAAACTTGGTATTTCGCGGGAGGATCTGAGCGAGCTCTCCGAGATGGAGACCACCAGCATAGGCCGCATCGAAAGGGGCGAGTCAAGCCCTGCGGTGCAATCAATTGTTCGTCTTGCCTTTGCACTGGAGACGGATCCCGGCCAGTTCATCTCCGGCATCACACCCGACGCCTATGCGCCACCATCGCACCAGCTGAAGGTTCGAGACCTCATTCGCCAGCGCAGAGAACAGTTCGGCAATGGTGGCTAG
- a CDS encoding glycosyltransferase family 4 protein: protein MATLTLIAEPFPDWEAPVHAAAARDLMGALATTAPRSCSTRYLMAKGSTDPHFTSPLIRSEYLPFRSTMLPLLWQNGATARPLDGEFVHSITPMVPLRSHGDDDGTQTSVTITHSIAWDAPAILGNSQARLYRAFVRRAVKLADVLFTPTHATARVLQEQFGSDLPVQVLQLGAPSEYLRPDDAIERRAALGVPDHYAVTTATSSEDGRLSWIIDALRADPALPSVVVLEGLDPAASATEQPSIPEELQHRVVFVTPRDLTDVGAVLSGASLLLQPQAYVGTGYTLLGALTGSVPVLHSGHPAAEELVLDAGLAATSAGEFAAEFSRLFRDPNSLTKLAVLARDRSRGFGWNGAAWQLWEAHANM, encoded by the coding sequence GTGGCAACACTCACTCTCATCGCAGAACCTTTCCCCGACTGGGAAGCGCCGGTACATGCCGCAGCTGCGAGAGATCTCATGGGAGCTTTGGCAACCACGGCACCGCGCAGTTGCAGTACCCGGTATCTGATGGCCAAGGGATCAACCGATCCTCACTTCACGTCACCGCTTATTCGCTCTGAATATCTACCGTTCCGATCGACCATGCTGCCGCTGCTGTGGCAAAACGGCGCAACGGCCAGGCCGCTCGACGGTGAGTTTGTGCACTCCATCACGCCGATGGTTCCGCTGCGCTCCCACGGCGACGACGACGGAACCCAAACCTCGGTCACCATTACCCACAGCATCGCCTGGGACGCCCCGGCGATCCTCGGCAACTCTCAGGCCCGCCTGTACCGCGCTTTCGTGCGGCGAGCCGTAAAGCTGGCGGACGTACTTTTCACCCCCACCCACGCAACCGCTCGGGTGCTGCAGGAGCAGTTTGGTTCCGACCTTCCGGTTCAGGTTTTGCAGCTTGGGGCACCCTCGGAGTACCTGCGCCCGGACGACGCGATCGAGCGCCGTGCCGCTCTCGGGGTACCCGATCACTACGCGGTCACAACCGCCACCTCAAGCGAAGACGGCCGCCTCAGCTGGATTATTGATGCGCTGCGCGCCGATCCCGCGCTCCCCAGCGTGGTGGTGCTCGAGGGGCTGGATCCGGCCGCGAGTGCAACCGAACAGCCAAGCATCCCCGAGGAGCTTCAGCACCGCGTGGTTTTCGTGACACCTCGTGACCTCACGGACGTTGGCGCAGTGCTGAGCGGTGCTTCGCTTCTGCTGCAGCCACAGGCCTACGTCGGCACGGGCTATACCCTGCTCGGCGCACTCACCGGATCTGTTCCGGTGCTGCACTCGGGTCACCCGGCCGCAGAAGAACTCGTGCTTGATGCGGGCCTGGCAGCAACCTCGGCGGGAGAATTTGCGGCCGAGTTCAGCAGACTGTTCCGTGACCCCAACTCGCTCACCAAGCTGGCGGTTCTCGCCCGCGACCGTAGCCGCGGCTTCGGTTGGAACGGTGCGGCCTGGCAGCTCTGGGAAGCCCACGCCAACATGTAG
- a CDS encoding 5-(carboxyamino)imidazole ribonucleotide synthase — protein sequence MGELGTNRSSIRVGVIGGGQLARMMVPPATHLGLGISVLAEVEGSSAARAADAVGDYRDPETVYAFADTVDVVTFDHEHVPQEILLELERRGKAVHPRPGALQFAQDKILMRQKLEELGVPVPSWAAVADEVELKAFIDAHGGRAVVKTARGGYDGKGVRLVSDASEVRDWFTALAEDARGGHLLAEELVDFTRELSQLVARRPSGETRTWPVVETIQRDGVCAVVLAPAPVADPATLDEAARIGAVVAEGVGVTGVLAVEMFEARDGRVLVNELAMRPHNSGHFSIEGSVTSQFEQHLRAVADLPLGDTSMTAPAAVMVNVLGGPVEGPMPVRYAAALAAHPRAKFHSYDKTPRPGRKVGHVTVTGEDLETVRAAAQAAADEFN from the coding sequence ATGGGCGAACTGGGCACGAACCGCAGCAGCATCCGAGTGGGCGTCATCGGAGGCGGGCAGCTCGCCCGTATGATGGTGCCCCCGGCAACCCACCTGGGTCTGGGCATCAGCGTTCTCGCCGAGGTCGAGGGCTCGAGCGCCGCGAGAGCAGCCGACGCCGTGGGCGACTACCGCGATCCCGAAACGGTCTATGCCTTCGCCGACACCGTCGACGTGGTCACATTCGATCACGAGCACGTACCGCAAGAGATTCTGCTTGAACTTGAGCGCCGCGGCAAGGCAGTGCACCCGAGGCCCGGTGCGCTGCAGTTCGCCCAGGACAAGATCCTTATGCGCCAAAAGCTCGAAGAGCTGGGTGTCCCGGTGCCAAGCTGGGCAGCCGTCGCCGATGAGGTTGAACTCAAGGCCTTCATTGACGCCCATGGCGGTCGCGCCGTGGTCAAGACGGCCCGCGGTGGCTACGACGGCAAGGGTGTGCGATTGGTGTCGGATGCCAGCGAGGTTCGCGACTGGTTTACCGCTCTCGCTGAGGATGCGCGTGGCGGTCACTTGCTCGCTGAAGAACTCGTAGATTTCACGCGCGAGCTCTCCCAGCTGGTCGCGCGCCGCCCGAGTGGCGAAACACGCACATGGCCCGTGGTTGAGACGATCCAGCGCGATGGTGTGTGCGCCGTGGTGTTGGCGCCGGCGCCGGTTGCTGATCCCGCAACCCTCGATGAGGCCGCCCGCATCGGCGCGGTTGTTGCCGAGGGGGTTGGGGTTACCGGAGTGCTCGCTGTCGAGATGTTCGAGGCCCGCGATGGCAGGGTGCTCGTGAACGAGCTTGCCATGCGGCCGCACAATTCGGGCCATTTCTCGATCGAAGGATCCGTGACGAGCCAGTTCGAGCAGCACCTACGCGCTGTCGCGGACCTACCGCTCGGCGACACCTCGATGACGGCCCCCGCCGCAGTCATGGTGAACGTGCTTGGTGGACCAGTCGAGGGGCCGATGCCCGTGCGCTACGCCGCAGCTCTTGCGGCGCACCCCCGCGCGAAGTTCCACAGCTACGACAAAACACCGCGGCCGGGCCGCAAAGTGGGCCACGTGACGGTGACGGGCGAGGATCTCGAGACCGTGCGCGCCGCAGCGCAGGCCGCGGCTGACGAGTTTAACTAG
- a CDS encoding DHA2 family efflux MFS transporter permease subunit — MSQTQIKPPKKMPVEGLLTGRAKNLALTGLFMSMAVSMLSMTVVGTSMPIIIADINGNQAAFTWVVTGTMLASAISTPIWGKLADLTSKKVLLQLSLILFTVGSALAGTAQEPSWLIAFRVLQGLGAGGLGALGQIVLAEIISPRERGKYMGIMGAIMAISTVGGPLLGGTITDTLGWRWNFYVAAPIAIIAIIVLQRTLHLHTEKRKIKIDYLGATFISLGFASLLIWVTLGGTEFDWWSWQTALMVGGGVLLLVAAVFVELRAEEPLIPMTLFKNRTFTMAVIASIAVGLAMFGTSVFLGQYMQLARGKTPTESGLLTIPMMAGVLLASTLVGQIITRTGKWKRYMVSGSVIMLVGLFMMGQLRYDTSFLFVGVAMFVLGAGVGMCMQNLVLVVQNTVNPHELGVASSAVTFFRTIGGTAGMSAMGAMLANLVVQYIKDGLGKLSPEQLVGADKLAGGTIPKIAELPDPIRIVVESAYGHGIGNVFLAASPVAIVAIIAIALLPNIPLSDKSNAEKLAEQRAASDAAAVGAGSSASGIAPSEEVGIEFDGALVPEPPRVDAYAPDTPAR, encoded by the coding sequence ATGTCCCAGACTCAGATCAAACCACCAAAGAAGATGCCCGTCGAGGGCCTCCTCACCGGTCGCGCCAAGAACCTCGCGCTCACCGGCCTCTTCATGAGCATGGCCGTATCAATGCTCTCCATGACGGTCGTCGGCACGTCGATGCCGATCATCATCGCCGACATCAACGGCAATCAGGCGGCCTTCACCTGGGTTGTAACCGGCACCATGCTCGCATCGGCGATCTCCACGCCAATCTGGGGCAAGCTCGCCGACCTCACCAGCAAGAAGGTGCTGCTGCAGCTCTCGCTGATCCTGTTCACGGTTGGATCGGCACTCGCCGGCACCGCACAGGAGCCCTCCTGGCTCATCGCCTTCCGCGTACTCCAGGGCCTCGGAGCTGGTGGCCTCGGTGCCCTCGGTCAGATCGTGCTCGCCGAAATCATTAGCCCGCGTGAGCGTGGCAAGTACATGGGCATCATGGGTGCGATCATGGCGATCTCGACGGTCGGTGGCCCGCTGCTCGGCGGCACCATCACCGACACACTCGGTTGGCGCTGGAACTTCTACGTCGCAGCTCCCATCGCGATCATCGCGATCATCGTGCTACAGCGCACACTGCACCTGCACACCGAAAAGCGCAAGATCAAGATCGACTACCTCGGTGCGACCTTTATCTCACTCGGTTTTGCGAGCCTGCTGATCTGGGTCACCCTTGGTGGCACCGAGTTTGACTGGTGGTCATGGCAGACCGCCCTCATGGTTGGTGGCGGCGTGCTGCTGCTCGTGGCGGCCGTCTTTGTTGAGCTGCGGGCTGAAGAACCGCTGATTCCAATGACCCTGTTCAAGAATCGCACCTTCACCATGGCCGTCATTGCCAGCATCGCGGTCGGTCTTGCGATGTTTGGCACCTCGGTGTTCCTGGGGCAGTACATGCAGCTCGCGCGTGGCAAGACTCCAACCGAGTCCGGGTTGCTCACGATCCCGATGATGGCGGGTGTGCTGCTCGCTTCAACGCTCGTCGGGCAGATCATCACCCGCACCGGCAAGTGGAAGCGCTACATGGTTTCGGGATCCGTCATCATGCTGGTGGGCCTATTTATGATGGGCCAGCTGCGCTACGACACCTCTTTCCTGTTTGTTGGCGTCGCGATGTTTGTGCTCGGTGCTGGTGTCGGTATGTGCATGCAGAACCTGGTTCTGGTGGTGCAGAACACGGTGAACCCGCATGAGTTGGGTGTTGCGAGCTCCGCCGTCACCTTCTTCCGCACCATTGGCGGTACCGCCGGCATGTCTGCGATGGGCGCGATGCTCGCCAACCTGGTTGTTCAGTACATTAAGGACGGACTCGGTAAGCTCAGCCCTGAGCAACTGGTCGGTGCAGATAAGCTCGCGGGCGGTACGATCCCGAAGATTGCCGAACTGCCGGATCCTATTCGCATCGTGGTTGAGAGCGCTTATGGTCACGGGATTGGCAACGTCTTTCTCGCCGCCTCGCCAGTCGCGATTGTTGCGATCATCGCGATTGCCCTGCTGCCAAACATCCCGCTGAGCGACAAGAGCAACGCCGAGAAGCTCGCGGAACAGCGCGCGGCGTCCGATGCCGCAGCAGTTGGCGCAGGATCCAGTGCCTCCGGAATCGCTCCGAGCGAAGAAGTGGGAATCGAGTTCGACGGAGCCCTGGTTCCTGAGCCGCCCCGTGTTGATGCGTACGCTCCAGATACGCCGGCGCGTTAG
- the purE gene encoding 5-(carboxyamino)imidazole ribonucleotide mutase: MTNSAVPLVGVIMGSDSDFNVMADAVQVLRDFGIAHEVEVVSAHRTPDKMVSYAREAADRGLKVIIAGAGGAAHLPGMVASMTTLPVIGVPVPLAKLDGLDSLLSIVQMPGGIPVATVSIGGAKNAGLLAARILGAQDRGISAQLDAYAAELTAVVEEKNTALKARVEATASDTASPSN, encoded by the coding sequence ATGACCAACAGTGCAGTGCCCCTCGTGGGAGTGATCATGGGCTCGGATTCCGACTTCAACGTGATGGCCGACGCGGTCCAGGTGCTGCGAGATTTCGGTATCGCACACGAGGTTGAGGTTGTGAGTGCCCACCGCACCCCAGACAAGATGGTCAGCTACGCTCGCGAAGCCGCTGATCGCGGGCTCAAAGTGATTATCGCGGGAGCGGGCGGAGCCGCCCACCTGCCGGGCATGGTTGCCTCAATGACCACACTGCCCGTTATCGGGGTGCCCGTGCCGCTCGCAAAACTCGACGGGCTCGATTCGCTGCTGTCGATTGTGCAAATGCCGGGGGGCATCCCCGTCGCTACCGTTTCAATTGGCGGTGCGAAGAACGCAGGGTTGCTTGCCGCTCGCATTCTTGGGGCGCAGGATCGCGGAATCTCTGCGCAGCTTGACGCCTACGCGGCCGAGCTCACCGCTGTTGTCGAGGAGAAAAACACGGCGCTCAAGGCACGCGTCGAGGCGACTGCCAGCGACACGGCCTCACCCAGCAACTAA
- a CDS encoding endonuclease/exonuclease/phosphatase family protein, which yields MKIVSYNLRKNRAVTEIGELAEVHGVDILCLQEAEAVALPARLGHLSLVHATERNRLGLAMYVREERFQAHAAHTFQLKKSLHDRLLAPAHERLLGVRLHDRENSRDFVAASFHAAPLTALNSLRRHQIHAALGELRQLGPGLPALMVGDYNYPVFKGRLDLEMRDHGYELSLSDKRTYTRYKMFRGHFDFATSSGLDIESVRTLQRGTSDHLPIMVSASLSMEQMHVAA from the coding sequence GTGAAGATCGTCAGCTATAACCTGCGTAAGAACCGTGCCGTCACTGAGATTGGTGAGTTGGCTGAGGTGCACGGAGTCGACATCTTGTGTCTGCAGGAGGCTGAAGCCGTAGCGCTGCCAGCTCGCCTTGGCCACCTGAGCTTGGTGCACGCGACCGAACGCAACCGACTCGGTCTCGCGATGTACGTGCGCGAAGAACGGTTCCAGGCGCACGCTGCGCACACGTTCCAGCTCAAGAAGTCGCTGCACGACAGGTTGCTCGCCCCCGCGCACGAGCGCCTGCTCGGGGTCCGATTGCACGATCGCGAGAACTCACGCGACTTTGTCGCAGCATCATTTCATGCCGCGCCTCTCACCGCGCTGAACTCGTTGCGCCGCCACCAGATTCACGCCGCACTCGGCGAGTTGCGCCAATTGGGGCCGGGGCTGCCCGCGCTAATGGTCGGTGATTACAACTATCCGGTGTTTAAGGGGCGGCTCGACCTGGAAATGCGGGATCACGGCTACGAGCTCAGCCTGAGTGACAAGCGCACCTACACCCGCTACAAGATGTTCCGCGGGCACTTCGACTTTGCAACCTCCTCCGGGCTTGATATTGAGAGTGTGCGCACCCTGCAGCGTGGCACTTCGGATCACTTGCCCATCATGGTGTCAGCCTCGTTGAGCATGGAACAGATGCACGTCGCAGCGTAG
- the galE gene encoding UDP-glucose 4-epimerase GalE, whose translation MRVLLTGGAGYIGSHTALVLLDQGHDVVILDDFSNSNPEAVRRVEKLSGRSVALIEVDLADRERAAEALKDVEFDAVIHLAGLKSVGESVAMPTKYYRVNIDSTLALLDIMRDRGVTKLVFSSSATVYGDPEYVPQDELHRVGVGLTNPYGWSKFMNEQIIRDTQLAWPELEAVLLRYFNPVGAHPSGRIGEDPSGIPNNLMPFIAQVAVGKRKELSVFGDTYPTPDGTGVRDYIHVMDLAEGHVAALNNSAVGVASYNLGSGTGSSVLEVVRAFEQASGQPIPYAVVDARPGDVAEVVANPEKANRELNWRTSRSLAEACRDSWAWQSSNPGGYTA comes from the coding sequence ATGCGTGTATTGCTTACAGGTGGAGCCGGATACATCGGCTCCCACACCGCCCTCGTGCTCTTGGACCAGGGACACGACGTTGTTATTCTCGATGACTTCTCGAACAGCAACCCCGAGGCGGTACGCCGCGTGGAAAAACTGAGCGGTCGGAGTGTCGCGCTTATCGAGGTCGACCTCGCGGATCGCGAACGCGCAGCTGAGGCCCTCAAAGATGTTGAGTTTGACGCCGTGATCCACCTCGCGGGGCTCAAGTCAGTTGGCGAGTCGGTCGCCATGCCCACGAAGTACTATCGCGTCAATATCGATTCCACCCTTGCGCTGCTCGACATTATGCGCGACCGGGGCGTGACAAAACTTGTCTTCAGCTCTTCCGCGACGGTCTACGGTGACCCCGAATACGTTCCCCAAGATGAGCTGCATCGTGTCGGTGTTGGCCTGACTAACCCCTACGGCTGGTCGAAGTTTATGAACGAGCAGATTATTCGCGACACGCAGCTTGCCTGGCCCGAGCTTGAGGCCGTTCTGCTGCGCTACTTCAACCCGGTGGGGGCGCACCCCTCAGGGCGCATCGGTGAGGATCCCTCAGGGATCCCGAACAACCTCATGCCCTTTATTGCCCAGGTTGCCGTTGGTAAACGGAAAGAGCTGAGCGTCTTCGGCGACACCTATCCGACCCCCGATGGCACCGGCGTGCGTGACTACATTCACGTGATGGACCTTGCCGAAGGGCACGTTGCCGCACTGAACAATTCCGCCGTTGGTGTGGCCAGCTACAACCTTGGTTCTGGCACGGGCTCGAGTGTGCTTGAAGTGGTGCGTGCGTTTGAGCAGGCTTCGGGCCAGCCAATTCCCTACGCTGTCGTCGACGCGCGTCCGGGTGATGTTGCAGAGGTCGTCGCGAATCCTGAGAAGGCAAACCGCGAACTGAATTGGCGCACCTCACGATCACTCGCAGAGGCCTGCCGCGACTCCTGGGCCTGGCAGTCGTCGAATCCGGGAGGTTATACCGCGTGA
- a CDS encoding MarR family winged helix-turn-helix transcriptional regulator, whose protein sequence is MSQQPVMPPEAPEASAIPNHPAQGDELISEIIAEFSQVFAFARTRWARYAEEVHPELKGVGIMVLQTILRKGPITATQLSQLLGMDKAVVSRQVTKLREFGLIEAEAAAEDRRVVLLTASLAAQTAIEELHAHTSHDYQERFQGWRLEELASLNEALHRFNGAAPAGADSPASRCARPAAE, encoded by the coding sequence ATGTCGCAGCAGCCCGTGATGCCACCGGAAGCCCCTGAAGCATCGGCGATCCCGAACCACCCCGCACAGGGTGACGAACTGATCTCCGAGATTATCGCCGAGTTCTCTCAGGTGTTTGCCTTCGCCCGCACGCGCTGGGCACGCTACGCGGAGGAGGTTCACCCCGAGCTCAAGGGGGTGGGCATCATGGTGCTGCAGACGATCCTGCGAAAGGGGCCGATTACCGCGACCCAGCTGAGTCAGCTGCTCGGCATGGACAAGGCCGTAGTGAGTCGGCAGGTAACGAAGTTGCGGGAGTTCGGTCTCATTGAGGCCGAGGCGGCCGCTGAGGATCGGCGAGTTGTGTTGCTCACGGCGAGTCTCGCGGCGCAGACCGCGATCGAGGAGCTGCACGCGCACACCTCGCACGATTATCAGGAGCGGTTCCAGGGGTGGCGGCTCGAAGAGCTCGCGTCTCTGAATGAGGCGCTGCATCGATTCAACGGTGCAGCGCCCGCGGGGGCCGACAGCCCGGCGAGCCGCTGCGCCCGCCCGGCGGCCGAGTAG
- a CDS encoding DUF5684 domain-containing protein has product MNDGTAGAALGGGLLIVSVIWTVVVLGYYVWYLWSLSKLFPKLGLPSSHGWIPVWNQWQLIQRGDLPGWIVLLAFVPGLGIVTLVVTIMAIHRINSEHGKGTGFTVLGALLPPVWAMMLANHIGDSAYAQPGQASAHGGQLPYAVGPDGYGQPGSYVSNNGYQPAYQADPNVGGWQGMPSVQQDPIAGGWQGVPQVQADPSGVPAHQGNPWQPAPVEYPGAAGQPGFAAQPVYGEQLDPAWQVAPVEQPQTFEDPYAQHQGVQSAPASQPPGYPQPEQPQLAQPPVALPPAPAVPPVTFQQPTFSQQPVQPVESAPENNWGFSNTTEGAFERLASEGAPQHGDAPLGVSSPPQELYSWPSVEPEPPLEATAVTAAPSVEAEEPRGVIDPANSITPLVLPAPSVMPVAPEPVAAAPEAPAPSPEPLRASEPVASVTPPVQTPDPVAPVLEPEVPTIFETSRPPVAPAPAPAPAPAPAPAPAPAPAPMATPTPTPTPAPTQQPDGDELDHTVVVSRQTRWGLELPDGEVLELLGDDVVIGRKPQALEGTTALQIADPTRTMSKTHARMRREGDAWTIEDLNSTNGVAVFDNLGNSTQLEAGQASTVTDRLIVGTLEVRLRSIS; this is encoded by the coding sequence ATGAACGACGGGACTGCTGGAGCTGCTTTGGGCGGTGGACTGCTCATTGTTTCTGTGATCTGGACCGTGGTTGTTCTCGGTTACTACGTCTGGTACCTGTGGTCGCTTTCGAAGCTTTTTCCAAAGTTGGGATTGCCCTCGTCGCACGGATGGATTCCCGTGTGGAACCAGTGGCAGCTCATCCAGCGCGGTGATCTGCCCGGGTGGATCGTGCTGCTCGCGTTTGTGCCGGGTCTCGGCATCGTGACGCTGGTTGTCACGATCATGGCGATTCACCGCATCAACTCAGAGCACGGCAAGGGCACCGGGTTCACGGTGCTGGGCGCGCTACTTCCGCCAGTGTGGGCGATGATGCTCGCGAATCACATCGGAGATTCTGCCTATGCGCAGCCTGGTCAGGCCAGCGCACACGGTGGGCAGTTGCCATACGCCGTGGGACCCGACGGTTACGGTCAGCCGGGATCCTATGTGTCGAACAACGGGTATCAGCCCGCGTATCAGGCAGATCCGAATGTTGGCGGTTGGCAGGGGATGCCCTCTGTGCAGCAGGATCCGATCGCTGGAGGATGGCAGGGTGTGCCGCAGGTGCAGGCTGATCCCTCAGGGGTTCCAGCGCATCAAGGCAATCCTTGGCAGCCCGCGCCCGTTGAGTACCCCGGTGCCGCAGGGCAGCCCGGTTTTGCCGCGCAGCCTGTGTATGGGGAACAACTTGATCCGGCATGGCAGGTAGCGCCTGTCGAACAGCCGCAGACCTTCGAAGATCCATACGCACAGCACCAGGGTGTTCAGTCGGCGCCGGCGTCTCAGCCGCCCGGATATCCGCAGCCGGAGCAGCCTCAATTGGCGCAGCCTCCCGTCGCGCTACCACCCGCGCCCGCGGTGCCTCCCGTAACGTTCCAGCAGCCCACCTTTTCCCAGCAGCCTGTTCAGCCTGTTGAGTCCGCTCCCGAGAACAACTGGGGTTTCAGTAATACAACGGAGGGGGCCTTCGAGCGTCTGGCTTCAGAGGGTGCTCCTCAACACGGTGATGCTCCTTTGGGAGTGTCGTCTCCGCCGCAGGAGCTGTACTCGTGGCCGTCGGTCGAACCCGAGCCGCCCCTCGAAGCCACCGCGGTCACCGCCGCACCGAGTGTCGAAGCGGAAGAACCCCGTGGAGTCATTGATCCGGCAAACTCCATAACCCCTCTGGTATTACCGGCGCCCTCAGTGATGCCTGTTGCTCCCGAGCCGGTTGCCGCTGCACCTGAGGCACCCGCACCCTCGCCCGAGCCGTTACGAGCCTCTGAGCCCGTGGCGTCAGTCACTCCGCCCGTCCAGACCCCAGACCCTGTGGCCCCGGTTCTGGAACCAGAAGTGCCGACCATCTTCGAAACGTCCCGCCCGCCCGTCGCGCCAGCGCCAGCGCCAGCGCCAGCGCCAGCGCCAGCGCCAGCGCCAGCGCCAGCGCCAGCGCCGATGGCAACGCCGACCCCAACACCAACGCCCGCGCCGACGCAGCAACCGGACGGCGACGAGCTCGACCACACCGTCGTTGTATCGCGGCAAACCCGATGGGGCCTTGAGTTGCCCGACGGGGAAGTGCTCGAGCTGCTGGGAGATGACGTTGTGATCGGACGTAAGCCGCAGGCGCTCGAGGGAACCACGGCTCTGCAGATTGCGGACCCGACCCGAACGATGTCGAAGACTCACGCGCGCATGCGCCGTGAGGGAGACGCCTGGACCATCGAAGACCTCAACTCAACCAACGGGGTCGCGGTGTTCGATAACCTCGGTAACTCGACGCAGCTTGAGGCAGGACAAGCCTCCACGGTCACCGATCGCCTGATCGTCGGCACGCTCGAGGTGCGACTGCGCTCGATCAGCTAG